The following proteins are co-located in the Lepidochelys kempii isolate rLepKem1 chromosome 28, rLepKem1.hap2, whole genome shotgun sequence genome:
- the SLC16A13 gene encoding monocarboxylate transporter 13 — translation MPVVHPQPPDGGWGWMVVLAAFFQSALVFGVIRSFGVFFMEFVGYFGELAGQVSWITSIGIAVQQFASPVGSALSTQYGARPVVMAGGVLSGLGMFLASFATSLTHLYLSIGLLSGFGWALVFTPSVASVARYFKKRRTFATGLAFTGVGLSSFAFSPLFQLLVDTYAWRGALLVVAGMSFNLVVCGALIRPLTLKEDLAGAGDPGGSCLGKLSTLFGLPLLFHWPFMRFVLAVTLINTGYFIPYVHLVARARELGFDEYQAAFLMSVAAVADLCGRLLSGWLADCRVFNLSHILVAWTSLTGISLALLPLGRSYPLLMAIGICYGFFSGALTPVVFSILPEIVGIRQIFGSMGLLQMMESIGGLLGAPFSGWLRDTTGDYTASFLAAGAFLLLGSLVLVTLPNFFSCLGSSPPACHGTKVEAGAEPAALTPASGELSSQDRDWPARSQDLREPA, via the exons ATGCCGGTggtgcacccccaaccccccgacgggggctggggctggatggTGGTGCTGGCTGCCTTCTTCCAGTCGGCGCTGGTTTTCGGGGTGATCCGCTCCTTCGGTGTCTTCTTCATGGAGTTTGTGGGGTACTTCGGGGAGCTGGCGGGGCAGGTCTCCTGGATCACCTCCATCGGGATCGCCGTGCAGCAGTTTGCTA GTCCGGTGGGCAGCGCCCTCAGCACCCAGTATGGCGCCCGCCCCGTGGTGATGGCCGGGGGCGTCCTCTCGGGGCTGGGCATGTTCCTGGCGTCCTTTGCCACCAGCCTGACCCACCTGTACCTGAGCATCGGGCTGCTCTCAG gcttCGGGTGGGCCTTGGTCTTCACGCCTTCCGTGGCCTCGGTGGCCCGTTACTTCAAGAAGCGCCGGACGTTTGCCACGGGCTTGGCCTTCACTGGCGTGGGCCTGTCCTCCTTCGCCTTCTCCCCGCTCTTCCAACTCCTGGTGGACACCTACGCCTGGCGGGGGGCCCTCCTGGTGGTGGCCGGCATGTCCTTCAACCTGGTGGTGTGCGGTGCCCTCATCCGCCCCCTGACCCTCAAGGAGGACCTGGCCGGCGCCGGGGACCCCGGCGGGAGCTGCCTGGGGAAGCTTTCCACCCTCTTTGGCCTGCCTTTGCTCTTCCACTGGCCTTTCATGAGGTTCGTCCTGGCCGTGACCTTGATCAACACCGGCTACTTCATTCCCTACGTCCACTTGGTGGCCCGGGCCCGGGAGCTGGGCTTCGACGAGTACCAGGCCGCCTTCCTTATGTCTGTGGCGGCCGTGGCTGATCTGTGTGGCCGCCTCCTCTCGGGTTGGCTGGCCGATTGCCGGGTTTTCAACCTCAGCCACATCTTGGTGGCCTGGACCTCCCTGACTGGCATCTCCTTGGCTCTGCTGCCTCTGGGGCGCAGCTACCCGCTGCTGATGGCCATCGGCATCTGCTACGGGTTCTTCTCCGGGGCGCTCACCCCCGTGGTCTTTTCCATCCTGCCGGAAATCGTGGGCATCAGGCAGATTTTCGGCTCGATGGGGCTGCTGCAGATGATGGAGAGCATCGGTGGGCTTCTGGGAGCGCCGTTCTCTG GTTGGCTGCGGGACACGACTGGGGACTACACAGCCTCTTTCCTGGCAGCTGGGGCTTTCCTCTTGTTGGGGAGCCTGGTTTTGGTCACTCTGCCCAATTTCTTCTCTTGCCTGggctcctcccctcctgcctgccaTGGCACCAAAGTGGAGGCCGGGGCGGAGCCGGCCGCATTGACACCGGCCTCTGGGGAACTTTCCTCCCAGGACAGAGACTGGCCAGCCAGAAGCCAAGATCTCAGGGAGCCGGCGTGA